In one Lolium rigidum isolate FL_2022 chromosome 3, APGP_CSIRO_Lrig_0.1, whole genome shotgun sequence genomic region, the following are encoded:
- the LOC124704302 gene encoding SRSF protein kinase 1-like encodes MAEAPAASRRAEEAGSRRRAEEEAEAEAAAERDGDSSDYSSEDEGTEDYRRGGYHAVRPGDTFKHGAYVVQSKLGWGHFSTVWLAWDTAHSRYVALKVQKSAQHYTEAALDEIKILRQIADGDPDDSHCVVKLLDHFKHSGPNGSHVCMVFEFLGDNLLTLIKYTDYRGIPLPMVKEICRHVLIGLDYLHRELSIIHTDLKPENILLVSTIDPSKDPRKSGVPLVPPTAKTDAPVPKATAPSASSGLTKNQKKKIRKKAKRVAASTSEGNGTAVSADTDESDDRGDLGTANEGSSPSQDGDRKRGGGRRRGSKGARKRMAMQADLSCKLVDFGNACWTYKQFTGDIQTRQYRCPEVLLGSKYSTSADLWSFACICFELASGDVLFDPHSGENFDRDEDHLALMMELLGMMPRKIALGGRHSREYFNRYGDLRHIRRLKFWPLSKVLVEKYEFSTIDATAMADFLVPILEFVPEKRPTAAQLLQHPWFDAGPLRRQPKALPDSTENPVDAALENHGKENDDEGDAMATEMGNIAIDGASSSRTVKDPQASSKQKANGTPKK; translated from the exons ATGGCCGAGGCTCCGGCGGCGAGCCGCAGGGCGGAGGAGGCGGGGAGccggcgccgcgcggaggaggaggcggaggcggaggcggcggccgagagGGACGGGGACAGCAGCGACTACTCCTCCGAGGACGAGGGCACGGAGGACTACCGCCGCGGCGGCTACCACGCCGTCCGCCCCGGCGACACCTTCAAGCACGGCGCCTACGTCGTGCAGTCCAAGCTCGGCTGGGGCCACTTCTCCACCGTCTGGCTCGCCTGGGACACCGCCCACTCC AGGTATGTGGCCCTGAAGGTGCAGAAGAGCGCACAGCACTACACAGAGGCTGCGCTGGACGAGATCAAGATCTTGAGGCAGATTGCCGATGGCGACCCGGACGACTCCCACTGTGTTGTGAAGCTTCTCGACCACTTCAAGCACTCGGGCCCGAACGGCAGCCATGTGTGCATGGTGTTTGAGTTCCTCGGTGATAACTTGCTCACCCTGATAAAGTACACGGACTACCGCGGGATTCCGCTTCCAATGGTCAAGGAGATATGCCGGCACGTGCTCATTGGCCTCGACTACCTCCACCGCGAGCTTTCCATCATCCACACCGACCTTAAGCCCGAGAATATATTGCTCGTGTCCACTATTGACCCTTCGAAGGACCCCCGGAAGTCTGGTGTACCGCTGGTGCCGCCTACTGCAAAGACCGATGCGCCGGTTCCAAAGGCAACTGCACCATCAGCGAGCAGTGGCCTCACTAAGAACCAGAAGAAGAAGATCCGGAAGAAAGCCAAGCGTGTAGCTGCTTCGACTTCGGAAGGCAATGGGACTGCGGTGTCTGCTGACACGGACGAGTCAGATGATAGGGGAGATCTGGGCACAGCAAATGAGGGCAGCAGCCCTAGCCAGGATGGAGAccggaagagaggaggaggacgtaGGCGGGGTAGCAAAGGGGCTAGGAAGAGGATGGCGATGCAGGCTGACCTAAGCTGCAAGCTGGTGGACTTTGGAAATGCATGTTGGACATACAAGCAGTTCACAGGTGATATCCAAACAAGGCAGTACAGATGTCCTGAGGTGCTTCTGGGCTCCAAGTATTCAACATCTGCCGATCTGTGGTCCTTTGCATGCATATGTTTTGAACTTGCCTCAGGGGATGTGCTCTTTGACCCGCATAGTGGAGAAAACTTTGACAGGGATGAG GATCATCTTGCGCTGATGATGGAGCTACTTGGGATGATGCCTCGAAAG ATTGCCTTGGGCGGTCGACATTCACGTGAGTACTTCAACCGTTATGGGGACCTGAGGCACATCCGACGCTTGAAGTTCTGGCCTCTCAGCAAGGTGCTCGTTGAGAAGTACGAGTTCAGCACCATAGATGCCACTGCTATGGCAGACTTTCTTGTCCCAATACTTGAGTTTGTTCCTGAGAAGCGTCCTACAGCTGCTCAGTTGCTTCAGCATCCATGGTTTGATGCTGGGCCTCTTCGACGGCAGCCCAAAGCGCTTCCAGACTCGACAGAGAATCCAGTTGATGCTGCTCTAGAGAACCATGGGAAAGagaatgatgatgaaggagatgcaATGGCAACGGAGATGGGGAACATTGCCATAGATGGCGCTTCTTCATCCAGGACAGTGAAGGATCCCCAAGCAAGCTCGAAGCAAAAGGCAAATGGTACTCCTAAGAAGTGA
- the LOC124697457 gene encoding probable NAD(P)H dehydrogenase (quinone) FQR1-like 1, whose amino-acid sequence MGKGGGCLPSKSQRVPLPQPRHRRDRTYIPPPAAPGPPRRPVRIYVVFYSMYGHVRLLARAVQRGVGSVPGALAILLRVPETLPRAVLARMGALKAAAEAEMEEIPVADPGGLPDADGFLFGFPARYGAMAAQMQAFFESTAPLCRHQRLAGKPAGFFVSTGTQCGGQETTAWTAITQLAHHGMLFVPIGYTFGEGMFEMEELRGGSPYGAGVFAGDGTRPPSEIELALAEHQGKYMATLVKRMVHGADAT is encoded by the exons ATGGGCAAGGGCGGCGGCTGCCTGCCCAGCAAGAGCCAACGCGTCCCGCTCCCCCAGCCCCGGCACCGGCGCGACCGCACCTACATCCCGCCCCCCGCCGCGcccggcccaccgcgccgcccggtCCGCATCTACGTCGTCTTCTACTCCATGTACGGCCACGTCCGGCTCCTCGCGCGCGCCGTGCAGCGCGGGGTGGGCTCCGTCCCGGGCGCCCTCGCCATCCTGCTCCGCGTCCCGGAGACCCTGCCCCGCGCCGTGCTCGCCCGGATGGGCGCGCTCAAGGCCGCCGCGGAGGCGGAGATGGAGGAGATCCCCGTGGCGGACCCCGGCGGCCTCCCCGACGCCGACGGCTTCCTCTTCGGCTTCCCCGCGCGCTACGGCGCCATGGCCGCGCAGATGCAGGCCTTCTTCGAATCCACCGCGCCGCTCTGCCGCCACCAGCGCCTCGCCGGCAAGCCCGCCGGCTTCTTCGTCAGCACCGGCACCCAGTGCGGCGGACAAGAAACCACCGC GTGGACGGCGATCACGCAGCTGGCGCACCACGGCATGCTGTTCGTGCCAATCGGATACACCTTCGGGGAGGGGATGTTCGAGATGGAGGAGCTCCGCGGGGGTTCGCCGTACGGCGCGGGTGTCTTCGCCGGCGACGGCACCAGGCCGCCCAGCGAGATCGAGCTGGCCCTCGCCGAGCACCAGGGCAAGTACATGGCCACGCTGGTCAAGAGGATGGTGCACGGAGCAGATGCCACTTGA